The Bubalus kerabau isolate K-KA32 ecotype Philippines breed swamp buffalo chromosome X, PCC_UOA_SB_1v2, whole genome shotgun sequence genome has a segment encoding these proteins:
- the EIF2S3 gene encoding eukaryotic translation initiation factor 2 subunit 3: protein MAGGEAGVTLGQPHLSRQDLATLDVSKLTPLSHEVISRQATINIGTIGHVAHGKSTVVKAISGVHTVRFKNELERNITIKLGYANAKIYKLDDPSCPRPECYRSCGSSTPDEFPTDIPGTKGNFKLVRHVSFVDCPGHDILMATMLNGAAVMDAALLLIAGNESCPQPQTSEHLAAIEIMKLKHILILQNKIDLVKESQAKEQYEQILAFVQGTVAEGAPIIPISAQLKYNIEVVCEYIVKKIPVPPRDFTSEPRLIVIRSFDVNKPGCEVDDLKGGVAGGSILKGVLKVGQEIEVRPGIVSKDSEGKLMCKPIFSKIVSLFAEHNDLQYAAPGGLIGVGTKIDPTLCRADRMVGQVLGAVGALPEIFTELEISYFLLRRLLGVRTEGDKKAAKVQKLSKNEVLMVNIGSLSTGGRVSAVKADLGKIVLTNPVCTEVGEKIALSRRVEKHWRLIGWGQIRRGVTIKPTVDDD from the exons ATGGCGGGGGGTGAGGCTGGTGTGACTTTAGGGCAGCCGCACCTTTCTCGGCAAGATCTCGCCACTTTG GATGTTTCCAAGTTGACGCCACTTTCACATGAAGTTATCAGCAGACAAGCCACAATTAATATAG GTACAATTGGTCACGTAGCTCATGGGAAATCTACAGTTGTAAAAGCTATTTCTGGAGTCCACACTGTCCGTTTCAAAAATGAACTGGAAAGAAATATTACAATCAAACTTGGCTATGCTAATGCTAAG ATTTATAAACTTGATGACCCAAGTTGTCCTCGGCCAGAATGTTATAGATCCTGTGGAAGTAGCACACCTGATGAGTTTCCTACAGACATTCCAGGGACCAAAGGGAACTTCAAATTAGTCAG gCATGTTTCCTTTGTTGACTGTCCTGGCCATGATATTCTGATGGCTACTATGCTGAACGGTGCCGCAGTGATGGATGCTGCTCTTCTGTTGATAG CTGGTAACGAGTCTTGTCCTCAGCCTCAGACATCTGAACACTTGGCTGCTATAGAAATCATGAAACTGAAGCATATTTTGATCctacaaaataaaattgatttggTAAAAGAAAGCCAGGCTAAAGAACAGTATGAACAGATCCTTGCATTTGTTCAAG GTACAGTAGCAGAAGGCGCTCCTATTATCCCAATTTCTGCTCAGCTAAAATACAATATTGAAGTTGTCTGTGAGTACATAGTAAAGAAAATTCCAGTACCCCCAAGAGACTTTACTTCAGAACCCAGACTTATTG ttatTAGATCCTTTGATGTCAACAAACCTGGCTGTGAAGTTGATGACCTTAAGGGGGGTGTAGCTGGTGGTAGTATTCTAAAAGGAGTATTAAAG GTGGGCCAGGAGATAGAAGTTCGACCTGGTATTGTTTCCAAAGACAGTGAAGGAAAACTCATGTGTAAACCTATCTTTTCCAAAATTGTATCGCTTTTCGCAGAGCATAATGATCTTCAGTATGCTGCCCCAGGAGGTCTTATTG GAGTTGGAACAAAAATTGACCCCACTTTGTGCCGGGCTGACAGAATGGTGGGGCAAGTACTTGGTGCGGTTGGAGCTTTACCTGAGATCTTCACAGAATTGGAAATTTCCTATTTCCTGCTTAGAAGGCTTCTAGGTGTTCGCACTGAAGGAGACAAGAAAGCAGCGAAA GTACAAAAGCTGTCTAAGAATGAAGTGCTTATGGTGAATATAGGATCCCTGTCGACAGGAGGAAGAGTTAGTGCAGTCAAGGCTGATTTGGGTAAAATCGTCTTGACTAATCCTGTGTGCACAGAAGTAGGAGAAAAAATTGCACTTAGCCGAAGAGTTGAGAAACACTGGCG ttTAATTGGTTGGGGTCAAATAAGAAGAGGAGTGACAATCAAGCCAACAGTAGATGATGACTGA